A portion of the Apus apus isolate bApuApu2 chromosome 3, bApuApu2.pri.cur, whole genome shotgun sequence genome contains these proteins:
- the WTAP gene encoding pre-mRNA-splicing regulator WTAP isoform X2, producing the protein MTNEEPLPKKVRLSEADFKVLPRDELILRWKQYEAYVQALEGKYTDLNSNDVTGLRESEEKLKQQQQESARRENILVMRLATKEQEMQECTNQIQYLKQVQQPSVAQLRSTMVDPAINLFFLKMKGELEQTKDKLEQAQNELSAWKFTPDRGLTASDYSEEMAIFEKNLS; encoded by the exons ATGACGAATGAAGAACCTCTACCAAAGAAG GTTCGCCTTAGTGAAGCAGATTTTAAAGTTTTACCTAGAGACGAGCTCATCCTAAG GTGGAAACAATATGAAGCATACGTGCAAGCTCTGGAGGGCAAGTACACAGACCTTAATT CTAATGATGTGACGGGATTGAGAGAAtctgaagagaagctgaaacagcaacagcaagagTCTGCCCgaagagaaaatattctggTGATGAGGTTGGCAACTAAGGAACAGGAGATGCAAGAGTGTACT AATCAGATTCAGTACCTCAAGCAAGTCCAGCAGCCTAGTGTTGCCCAACTGCGATCAACAATGGTGGACCCAGCCATCAActtgtttttcctaaaaatgaAAGGTGAACTGGAACAGACTAAAGACAAACTGGAACAAGCCCAAAATGAACTGAGTGCCTGGAAATTTACGCCTGATag AGGCCTGACAGCGTCGGACTATTCTGAAGAAATGGCCATCTTcgaaaaaaatctttcctag